The Nocardia arthritidis genome has a window encoding:
- the lpdA gene encoding dihydrolipoyl dehydrogenase — MRSTTSAGIRSAGGRGGPGGYVAAIRAAQRGLSVGLVEKERPGGVCLNWGCIPTKAMLRSAEVFQTVRDAAEFGVLADNVRFDYGAVRRRKDGIVTELTDGVAGLLAANGVSVLAGHARFTGPTTVDLYETGPSPIAPDGPRYAAAPGKFIRSVSARDVIIATGSVPARLPIPGADLPGVITSDGAFGLTEVPDRIVIVGGSAVGAEWASLFATFGSRVTVVEMQDRLVPAEDKDISAALGRSFSKRGITVLTGHTVAAIAQTDALRVTVEGPKGQEIDADVALVGVGRKPNTAELDLEKTGIVTDARGFIPVDDQLRTGVEHVHAIGDVTGRALLAHVASHQGLTAADVIAGHDVRIDYAAIPAATFTHPEIASVGLTEAAAKAAGHEVITARFPFAALGRSKTFGDTEGFLKIVAGKQHQEVLGVHIIGPSASDLITEGALAITLEATLDELADTIHAHPTLGEIGMEAALSALGLPVHVAPRKKR, encoded by the coding sequence TTGAGGAGCACCACGAGTGCCGGAATTCGATCTGCTGGTGGTCGGGGTGGGCCGGGCGGATATGTGGCGGCCATCCGCGCCGCGCAGCGTGGTCTGTCGGTGGGCCTGGTGGAGAAGGAGCGCCCCGGCGGGGTGTGCCTTAATTGGGGATGCATCCCGACCAAGGCGATGCTGCGTTCCGCCGAGGTCTTCCAAACCGTAAGGGATGCCGCCGAATTCGGCGTGCTCGCGGACAATGTGCGCTTCGACTACGGCGCGGTGCGGCGGCGCAAGGACGGTATCGTCACCGAACTCACCGACGGGGTCGCGGGACTGCTTGCGGCCAACGGTGTTTCGGTGCTGGCGGGCCACGCCCGATTCACCGGCCCGACCACCGTCGACCTGTACGAGACGGGTCCGTCGCCGATCGCGCCCGACGGTCCGCGTTACGCCGCCGCGCCGGGGAAGTTCATCCGCAGTGTCTCCGCGCGTGACGTGATCATCGCGACCGGTTCGGTACCCGCGCGCCTGCCCATCCCCGGCGCCGACCTGCCCGGCGTGATCACCTCCGACGGCGCCTTCGGCCTCACCGAGGTCCCGGACCGGATCGTCATCGTCGGCGGCAGCGCGGTGGGCGCCGAATGGGCAAGTCTCTTCGCCACTTTCGGCAGCCGGGTGACCGTCGTCGAAATGCAGGACCGGTTGGTGCCCGCCGAGGACAAGGACATCTCCGCGGCGCTCGGCCGCTCGTTCAGCAAGCGTGGCATCACCGTGCTCACCGGGCATACGGTCGCCGCGATCGCGCAGACCGACGCGCTGCGGGTGACCGTCGAGGGCCCGAAGGGGCAGGAGATCGACGCCGACGTGGCGCTGGTCGGGGTCGGCCGCAAACCCAATACCGCCGAACTGGATCTGGAGAAGACCGGAATCGTCACCGACGCACGGGGTTTCATTCCGGTGGACGACCAGTTACGCACCGGCGTGGAGCATGTGCACGCGATCGGCGATGTGACCGGCCGCGCGCTGCTCGCGCACGTCGCATCGCATCAGGGCCTCACCGCGGCGGATGTCATTGCCGGACATGATGTCCGGATCGACTATGCCGCGATCCCGGCGGCCACCTTCACCCATCCGGAGATCGCGAGCGTCGGGCTCACCGAGGCCGCGGCGAAGGCGGCGGGCCACGAGGTGATCACCGCGCGGTTCCCGTTCGCGGCGCTCGGCCGCTCGAAGACCTTCGGCGATACCGAGGGGTTCCTGAAAATCGTTGCCGGAAAACAACATCAGGAGGTCCTGGGCGTCCACATCATCGGCCCGTCGGCCAGTGATCTGATCACCGAGGGCGCGCTGGCCATCACGCTGGAGGCCACCCTCGACGAACTGGCCGACACCATCCACGCCCACCCGACCCTCGGCGAGATCGGCATGGAGGCCGCGCTCAGCGCGCTGGGCCTGCCCGTGCACGTCGCGCCGCGCAAGAAGCGTTGA
- a CDS encoding PucR family transcriptional regulator, which produces MATPRSAPPTPGIQRLAERCRAETPVLTRRLMAAVFTDNPEWNDYTSVPRADLRDGCRRYLTRILDLLTGTAADPDHDDVAAAIGRRRAEQGVPLEAMLRTFRLGGRIIWEALLDNAEHTGTRPQEIRDVGTAMWTVIDGLSSALSTSYRNTQLEQVRRDERRRHALIEDLLAGRAHDATFAAQAARELDLPAHGAYLVVAAEPRTDGAPVLPGAETVLAALGIRSVWHSRVDTAIGIVALEHRDAGAVLHRLRPLNRGRTGCSPAVAQLAQLDSAHELALIALETLPHNAIELISLDERYPEALLVRSPDLTRLLTAHLLGPVLELPAKERDVLLDTLAAWLAENCSAAHAAARLHCHRNTVLNRLQRITHLLGRPLDGQRAYLELTLALTALRLPETTA; this is translated from the coding sequence ATGGCGACGCCACGATCAGCACCACCGACCCCGGGCATCCAGCGGCTCGCCGAACGCTGCCGCGCCGAGACTCCGGTGCTGACCAGGCGGCTGATGGCGGCCGTATTCACCGACAACCCGGAATGGAACGACTACACCTCGGTACCGCGCGCGGATCTGCGCGACGGCTGCCGCCGGTACCTCACCCGCATCCTCGACCTGCTGACCGGCACCGCCGCCGACCCGGATCACGACGATGTTGCCGCGGCCATCGGGCGACGGCGCGCCGAGCAGGGGGTGCCGCTGGAGGCGATGCTGCGCACCTTCCGGCTCGGCGGCCGGATCATCTGGGAGGCGCTGCTGGACAATGCGGAGCACACCGGGACGCGACCGCAGGAGATCAGGGATGTCGGCACCGCCATGTGGACGGTGATCGATGGGCTGTCGTCGGCACTGTCCACCTCCTACCGCAATACCCAGCTCGAACAGGTGCGCCGGGACGAGCGGCGCAGACATGCGCTCATCGAGGATCTGCTCGCGGGCCGCGCACACGACGCCACCTTCGCCGCACAGGCGGCGCGCGAACTGGACCTACCCGCGCACGGCGCCTACCTGGTGGTGGCGGCCGAGCCGAGGACCGACGGCGCACCGGTGCTGCCCGGTGCGGAAACGGTGTTGGCGGCCTTGGGAATTCGTTCGGTCTGGCACAGCAGGGTGGACACCGCCATCGGCATCGTCGCGCTGGAACACCGGGACGCCGGCGCGGTGCTGCACCGGCTGCGCCCGCTCAACCGCGGCCGCACCGGCTGCTCGCCCGCGGTCGCCCAACTGGCACAACTGGATTCGGCGCACGAGTTGGCACTCATCGCCCTGGAGACGTTGCCGCACAACGCGATCGAGCTGATCTCGCTCGACGAGCGCTATCCGGAAGCGCTGCTGGTGCGCTCCCCCGATCTGACCCGGCTGCTCACCGCGCATCTGCTCGGCCCGGTGCTCGAATTGCCCGCGAAAGAACGCGACGTACTACTGGACACCCTCGCCGCGTGGCTGGCCGAGAACTGTTCGGCCGCGCACGCGGCCGCGCGGCTGCACTGCCACCGCAACACGGTGCTGAACCGGCTACAGCGGATCACCCATCTGCTCGGCAGGCCGCTCGACGGACAGCGCGCCTACCTCGAGCTCACCCTCGCCCTGACGGCGCTGCGCTTGCCCGAAACCACTGCTTGA
- a CDS encoding glycosyltransferase family 4 protein → MDSALKRRTTDAALHIVLVAPPYFSVPPSGYGGVEAVVAQLADALVARGHRVTLLGAGEPGTRARFIPLWETTQAAVLGDPFPEVMHALKVRRCVQRLATTERIDVVHDHTFAGPLNAPAYRALGIPTVITVHGPVEDGPGDYYRAMAASAQLVAISDRQRSLAPDLNWIGRVHNAVDPDTWPFQAEKQDYLLFLGRYAPYKGAHLALPAAHAAGRRLVLAAKCNERPERAYFDSEVRPLLTSSDCVFGEADAVSKRLLLSQARCLLFPIRWEEPFGMVMIEAMACGTPVVALRGGAVAEVIEDGVTGFICDDPAELPDAIAAIDSIDPRKCRLRVEQLFSIDRLGSGYEAAYRAAVVRADDAIEFPKVDAAESHLAGAVTLLHGGERSRP, encoded by the coding sequence ATGGATTCGGCACTGAAACGACGGACTACCGATGCGGCACTGCACATCGTGCTGGTGGCGCCACCCTACTTCTCGGTGCCGCCATCCGGATACGGCGGGGTGGAGGCGGTGGTGGCGCAGCTCGCCGACGCGCTGGTGGCGCGCGGTCATCGGGTGACACTGCTCGGGGCAGGGGAGCCGGGCACGCGGGCGCGGTTCATCCCGCTGTGGGAAACCACGCAGGCCGCGGTCCTCGGCGACCCGTTTCCGGAGGTGATGCACGCGCTGAAGGTGCGGCGCTGTGTGCAGCGGCTGGCGACCACCGAGCGTATCGATGTGGTGCACGACCACACGTTCGCCGGTCCGCTGAACGCGCCCGCCTACCGCGCCCTCGGCATCCCGACGGTGATCACCGTGCACGGCCCGGTCGAGGACGGACCCGGCGACTACTACCGCGCGATGGCGGCCAGCGCGCAACTGGTCGCGATCAGCGATCGGCAGCGCTCGCTCGCGCCCGATCTCAACTGGATCGGCCGGGTGCACAACGCCGTCGATCCGGATACCTGGCCGTTCCAGGCCGAAAAGCAGGACTACCTGCTCTTCCTCGGACGCTACGCCCCGTACAAGGGCGCCCATCTCGCATTGCCCGCCGCGCACGCCGCCGGCCGCAGGCTGGTGCTGGCCGCGAAATGCAACGAGCGTCCGGAGCGGGCCTATTTCGACAGCGAGGTCCGGCCGCTGCTCACCTCGTCGGACTGCGTATTCGGCGAGGCCGACGCGGTGTCGAAGCGGCTGCTGCTGTCGCAGGCGCGCTGCCTGCTCTTCCCGATTCGCTGGGAGGAGCCCTTCGGCATGGTGATGATCGAGGCGATGGCCTGCGGCACACCGGTGGTCGCGCTGCGCGGCGGTGCGGTCGCGGAGGTGATCGAGGACGGTGTCACCGGTTTCATCTGCGATGATCCGGCGGAACTGCCCGATGCCATCGCCGCGATCGACAGTATCGATCCGCGCAAATGCCGCCTGCGTGTCGAGCAGTTGTTCAGCATCGACCGGCTCGGTTCCGGTTACGAGGCCGCGTACCGGGCGGCGGTCGTCCGCGCGGACGACGCGATCGAGTTCCCGAAGGTCGATGCCGCCGAATCCCATCTGGCCGGTGCCGTGACGCTGTTGCACGGCGGTGAGCGGAGCAGGCCGTGA
- a CDS encoding amylo-alpha-1,6-glucosidase has protein sequence MTVPRIFNAGPPVGVGGGHSTITLVEASTFCLSDQHGDIHPGGTLGLFYRDARVLSRWALTVDGHPVEQLSVQASEAFDARFLLRLPPRPGLADSTVLIERHRRVGGGLEETLTVHNLGGEDTALTLTIHIDADFADLFSVKEGRSKHGTAEVAVAGDELHLTAHADPGRGLVVTANGDPMVLPGTLNWRAVVPSRGNWSATVRAQPVVGHQRTQVTQAPADGPAGRITAWRATATDLTATDPGLAHMLRHTESDLGALRIESHDGLSSFVAAGAPWFMTLFGRDSLLTSWMALLLDRGLAMGTLRRLAKLQGKEVNPVTEEEPGRIMHEMRRGPAGDQVLGGTVYYGSADATPLFLMLLAECRRWGAPDDAVRDLLPAADAALDWIEHFGDADGDGFVEYHRKTDRGLSNQGWKDSFDAINDAAGDLAHPPIALCEVQGYVYAAWLARAELAEAFGDSRVAQRSRAAAAELKRKFNEAFWIPEKGWYAMALDRDKRPVDALASNAAHCLWTGIIDDEHAGELVAAMADPAMDSGFGLRTLAIGMGAYNPMSYHNGSVWPHDTAIAVAGLLRYRHIPGALALAEKLTGGIVAAALAFDGRPPELFCGFAREQFPAPIPYPTSCSPQAWASAAPLLLVRSFLGLAPDVPRRTLTVAPRIPADWGRLVLTDLRLGPVTVRIEAEGTDLLVRGLPDDWTLDEPGARTDEPVYVSVGES, from the coding sequence GTGACCGTGCCGCGGATCTTCAACGCGGGGCCGCCGGTCGGCGTCGGTGGTGGTCATTCGACCATCACCCTGGTCGAGGCCAGCACGTTCTGCCTGTCCGACCAGCACGGCGATATCCACCCCGGCGGCACGCTCGGGCTGTTCTACCGGGACGCGCGGGTGCTGTCGCGCTGGGCGTTGACTGTCGACGGGCATCCGGTGGAGCAGCTCAGCGTGCAGGCCTCGGAGGCGTTCGACGCCCGTTTCCTGCTCCGCCTGCCGCCCCGGCCGGGACTGGCCGACAGCACGGTGCTGATCGAGCGGCACCGCCGGGTGGGCGGCGGCCTGGAGGAGACGCTCACGGTGCACAACCTGGGCGGCGAGGACACCGCGCTGACGCTGACCATTCACATCGACGCCGATTTCGCCGATCTGTTCTCGGTGAAGGAGGGCCGCAGCAAACACGGCACCGCCGAGGTGGCGGTGGCCGGCGACGAGCTGCATCTGACCGCGCACGCGGATCCGGGACGCGGGCTGGTGGTCACCGCCAACGGTGACCCGATGGTGCTGCCCGGCACCCTGAACTGGCGCGCGGTCGTGCCGTCCCGCGGCAACTGGTCGGCGACGGTGCGGGCACAGCCGGTGGTCGGGCATCAGCGCACCCAGGTGACGCAGGCGCCCGCCGACGGTCCGGCGGGCCGGATCACCGCGTGGCGGGCCACCGCGACCGATCTCACCGCGACCGATCCCGGTCTGGCGCATATGTTGCGGCACACCGAGAGCGATCTCGGCGCGCTGCGGATCGAAAGTCACGACGGTCTTTCGTCTTTCGTCGCGGCGGGCGCGCCGTGGTTCATGACGCTGTTCGGCCGCGACAGCCTGCTGACCTCGTGGATGGCGCTGCTGCTCGATCGCGGCCTGGCCATGGGCACGCTGCGCAGATTGGCGAAACTACAAGGCAAAGAGGTCAATCCGGTGACCGAGGAGGAGCCGGGCCGGATCATGCACGAGATGCGGCGCGGCCCGGCGGGCGATCAGGTGCTCGGCGGCACGGTGTATTACGGCTCGGCCGACGCGACGCCGCTGTTCCTGATGCTGCTGGCCGAATGCCGGAGATGGGGTGCGCCCGACGACGCGGTGCGCGACCTGCTGCCCGCCGCGGATGCCGCGCTGGATTGGATCGAGCACTTCGGCGACGCGGACGGCGACGGCTTCGTCGAATATCACCGGAAAACCGATCGGGGACTGTCGAATCAGGGCTGGAAGGACAGCTTCGACGCGATCAACGACGCCGCGGGCGACCTCGCCCATCCGCCGATCGCGCTGTGCGAGGTGCAGGGCTATGTGTACGCGGCGTGGCTGGCCCGCGCCGAATTGGCGGAGGCCTTCGGCGATTCCCGCGTCGCGCAGCGCTCGCGCGCCGCGGCGGCCGAGCTGAAGCGAAAGTTCAACGAGGCCTTTTGGATACCCGAAAAGGGGTGGTATGCAATGGCTTTGGATCGCGACAAACGACCGGTCGACGCGCTGGCCAGCAATGCGGCGCACTGCCTGTGGACCGGAATCATCGACGACGAGCACGCGGGCGAACTGGTCGCCGCCATGGCCGATCCGGCGATGGACAGCGGGTTCGGGTTGCGCACCTTGGCAATCGGCATGGGCGCGTACAACCCGATGAGTTACCACAACGGTTCGGTCTGGCCGCACGACACCGCGATCGCGGTGGCCGGTCTGCTGCGCTACCGGCATATTCCGGGGGCGCTCGCCCTCGCCGAGAAGCTGACCGGCGGCATCGTCGCCGCCGCGCTCGCCTTCGACGGCAGACCGCCGGAGTTGTTCTGCGGCTTCGCCAGAGAGCAGTTCCCGGCGCCGATTCCGTATCCGACGTCGTGTTCCCCGCAGGCCTGGGCCAGCGCCGCGCCACTGCTGCTCGTCCGGTCCTTTCTCGGGTTGGCGCCGGATGTGCCGCGGCGGACGCTCACCGTCGCGCCGCGCATCCCGGCGGACTGGGGCAGGCTCGTCCTGACCGATCTGCGGCTCGGTCCGGTGACCGTGCGCATCGAGGCCGAGGGCACCGACCTGCTGGTGCGCGGCCTGCCCGACGACTGGACGTTGGACGAGCCGGGCGCCCGTACCGACGAGCCGGTATACGTATCGGTCGGGGAGTCCTGA
- a CDS encoding AAA family ATPase has protein sequence MSTLVVIRGNSASGKSTVAAATQRRFARGRCVVIPQDVVRRQMVREADRSGGFNIELIEHIAALCLSRGLVVIVEGILDARRYGAMLERLAAAARAALFYSFDLTFEETLLRHAGRPQSATIPESQMALWFHGWQPLSFVGETRIESNWTVEDTVDRICRDIRAARRSGGVRSSERA, from the coding sequence GTGAGCACACTCGTTGTGATCCGGGGAAATTCGGCATCCGGAAAGTCGACGGTCGCCGCGGCGACGCAGCGCAGGTTCGCCCGTGGGCGATGCGTTGTCATCCCGCAGGACGTGGTGCGCAGGCAGATGGTTCGCGAGGCGGACCGGTCCGGCGGATTCAATATCGAGTTGATCGAACATATTGCGGCGCTGTGCCTTTCGCGCGGACTGGTGGTGATCGTCGAGGGCATCCTCGATGCCAGGCGATACGGTGCGATGCTGGAGCGGCTGGCCGCCGCCGCGCGGGCCGCGCTGTTCTACAGCTTCGATCTGACCTTCGAGGAAACCCTGCTGCGGCACGCCGGACGCCCGCAGTCGGCCACCATTCCGGAATCGCAGATGGCGCTGTGGTTCCACGGCTGGCAGCCGCTGTCCTTCGTCGGCGAGACCAGGATCGAGAGCAACTGGACCGTCGAGGACACCGTCGACCGGATCTGCCGCGATATCCGCGCGGCCCGCAGGTCCGGCGGGGTCCGGTCCTCGGAACGGGCCTGA
- a CDS encoding LysR family transcriptional regulator produces MLDVRKLRLLRELAHRETIAAVAEALNYTPSAVSQQLTALEREAGTPLLERTGRRVTLTPAAHRLVAHAETILAVLEQAAAELTGDELTGHLRIGVFPTAVRTILSPALVALSTAHPRLELFVSELDPVLAPGALRAGTLDVALVQEYDYVPVEPDPALDTEPLLTETVYLAALSDGSLDTRRESPWIASTPGTLCHTMTVRACQAAGFTPRIRHHADDFGTVLALVAAGQGVALVPGLGALEPPPGVTLTPLRTRRRTHLAYRRGTGAHPAIDAARAALHASVADFR; encoded by the coding sequence ATGCTCGATGTCCGGAAACTGCGCCTGCTGCGCGAACTGGCCCACCGGGAGACGATCGCCGCGGTGGCCGAGGCGCTCAACTACACTCCGTCGGCGGTATCCCAGCAACTCACCGCGCTGGAACGCGAGGCGGGTACGCCGCTGCTGGAGCGCACCGGCCGCCGGGTGACGCTCACCCCGGCCGCGCACCGGCTGGTCGCGCACGCGGAAACCATTCTGGCCGTGCTGGAACAGGCCGCCGCCGAACTCACCGGCGACGAACTCACCGGACATCTGCGGATCGGCGTATTCCCCACCGCGGTGCGCACCATCCTCTCCCCCGCCCTGGTGGCGTTGAGCACCGCGCATCCGCGCCTGGAACTGTTCGTCTCCGAACTGGATCCGGTGCTCGCACCGGGTGCGCTGCGGGCCGGGACGCTCGATGTCGCGCTGGTCCAGGAGTACGACTACGTGCCGGTCGAACCCGATCCGGCGCTCGACACCGAACCGCTGCTGACCGAAACCGTCTATCTGGCGGCGCTTTCCGATGGATCCCTCGATACGCGACGGGAAAGCCCCTGGATCGCAAGCACACCCGGCACGCTCTGTCACACCATGACGGTACGGGCCTGCCAGGCCGCCGGATTCACGCCGCGGATCCGCCATCACGCCGACGATTTCGGCACCGTGCTCGCACTGGTCGCCGCCGGTCAGGGCGTGGCGCTGGTACCGGGCCTCGGCGCCCTCGAACCGCCGCCCGGCGTCACCCTGACACCGCTGCGGACAAGGCGCAGAACGCATCTGGCGTATCGGCGCGGCACCGGCGCACATCCGGCGATCGATGCCGCCAGGGCGGCGCTGCACGCCTCGGTGGCGGATTTCCGATGA
- the dapA gene encoding 4-hydroxy-tetrahydrodipicolinate synthase, which yields MTLAGLFIPLITPFTAGGDLATDALERLAHEVLADGATGIVALGTTGEPATLTADERETVIRICANVCREHNAPLIVGTGSNSTAASHAALRDLDPGLTAALTVVPYYTRPSEAGVLAHFRSLAATSPIPLIVYNIPYRTGRTLGADTLVALAETPNIIGVKQAVGAIDETTIELMRRRPADFAVLAGDDLFIAPLLALGAAGGILASAAVATAEFADLIALWHKGSIDAARAIGHRLSALSSALFAEPNPTVIKSVLAALGRIPSPAVRLPLLPAGESATMAALALADEFPPAQKFRIH from the coding sequence ATGACGCTCGCAGGCCTTTTCATCCCCCTGATCACGCCGTTCACCGCGGGCGGTGACCTCGCCACCGACGCGCTGGAGCGGCTCGCGCACGAGGTACTGGCCGACGGCGCCACCGGCATCGTCGCCCTCGGCACCACCGGCGAACCGGCGACGCTCACCGCCGACGAACGGGAGACGGTCATCCGGATCTGCGCGAACGTGTGCCGGGAACACAACGCGCCCTTGATCGTCGGCACCGGATCCAACTCCACCGCGGCCTCACACGCGGCGCTGCGCGACCTCGATCCGGGGCTCACCGCCGCGCTGACCGTCGTCCCCTACTACACCCGGCCGTCGGAGGCCGGTGTGCTCGCGCATTTCCGCAGCCTCGCGGCAACCAGCCCGATACCGCTGATCGTCTACAACATTCCGTACCGCACCGGACGCACGCTCGGCGCGGATACCCTTGTCGCCCTTGCCGAAACGCCGAATATCATCGGCGTAAAGCAGGCCGTCGGCGCGATCGACGAAACCACGATCGAGCTGATGCGTAGGCGCCCAGCCGATTTCGCGGTGCTGGCCGGTGACGACCTGTTCATCGCTCCGCTGCTGGCCCTCGGCGCGGCGGGCGGCATTCTCGCCTCCGCCGCCGTCGCGACCGCGGAGTTCGCCGACCTGATCGCGCTGTGGCACAAGGGGTCCATCGATGCGGCGCGCGCCATCGGACACCGCCTCAGCGCGCTGTCGTCCGCGTTGTTCGCCGAACCGAACCCGACGGTCATCAAATCGGTACTCGCCGCACTGGGTCGAATTCCCAGCCCGGCCGTCCGGCTGCCATTGTTACCGGCCGGCGAATCGGCCACGATGGCCGCGCTCGCACTCGCCGACGAATTTCCGCCAGCGCAGAAGTTCCGAATTCACTAG
- a CDS encoding DHA2 family efflux MFS transporter permease subunit, producing MTSPPDIAAAGPDPSTDKLDPAVLKVAGVVVLGAIMSILDISVVIIALPTFQTEFNTTTAIAAWTMTAYTLALATVIPLTGWAADRFGTKRLYMLALTFFVLGSVLCSTAWNIESLIAFRVVQGLGGGMLMPLGMTIMTHAAGPQRIGRVMAVLGVPMLLGPISGPILGGWLIGFHWADGHNMWQLIFLINVPIGIIALLLAYIVFPSDRPEPSESFDFLGMLLASPGLALFLYGVSSIPGEGRVIAPKVLIPAAIGLALMVAFVFHALRTKHPLIDLHLFRNKALTFAVLTMVLFATAFFGAGVLLPNYIQQVRGETPVMTGVLLIPQGLGAMLTMPIGGKLVDKIGPGKVVLSGLTVIAVSSAFFTQLKSDTPYPMILSALFVMGLGMGCTMMPTMTAAIQTLTHEQVARGSTLMNIINQTGSSIGTATISVVLTNNLKHQELAGPAMVALKDPAFAAKLHLPPQAIELGLSQAATAFAHTYVVAVVLIVLTLIPAFLLPRTKPKAPAQDAAAAMVH from the coding sequence GTGACATCACCTCCGGATATAGCGGCGGCGGGCCCAGACCCGTCGACCGACAAACTCGACCCCGCGGTCCTCAAGGTCGCGGGTGTGGTCGTACTGGGTGCGATCATGTCGATTCTGGACATCAGCGTGGTCATCATCGCGCTGCCGACCTTCCAAACCGAGTTCAACACCACGACCGCCATCGCGGCGTGGACGATGACCGCGTACACCCTGGCGTTGGCCACGGTCATCCCGCTGACGGGTTGGGCGGCGGACCGATTTGGCACCAAGCGCCTGTACATGCTGGCGCTGACCTTCTTCGTACTCGGTTCGGTGCTGTGTAGTACCGCATGGAATATCGAGTCGCTCATCGCTTTTCGCGTTGTCCAGGGTTTGGGCGGCGGCATGCTGATGCCGCTGGGCATGACGATCATGACCCATGCGGCGGGTCCGCAGCGGATCGGCCGCGTGATGGCCGTACTCGGCGTGCCGATGCTGCTCGGCCCGATCTCGGGCCCGATCCTCGGCGGCTGGCTGATCGGCTTCCACTGGGCCGACGGGCACAATATGTGGCAGCTGATCTTCCTGATCAACGTGCCGATCGGCATCATCGCACTCCTGCTCGCCTACATCGTCTTTCCGTCCGACCGGCCCGAGCCGTCGGAATCCTTCGACTTCCTCGGCATGCTGTTGGCCTCACCCGGCCTCGCGCTGTTCCTGTACGGCGTCTCGTCGATACCCGGCGAGGGCAGGGTGATCGCGCCGAAGGTCTTGATACCGGCCGCCATCGGCCTCGCGCTCATGGTGGCGTTCGTGTTCCACGCGCTGCGCACCAAACATCCGCTGATCGACCTACACCTGTTCCGGAACAAGGCGCTGACCTTCGCGGTGCTCACCATGGTGCTGTTCGCGACCGCCTTCTTCGGCGCCGGTGTGCTGCTGCCGAACTACATCCAGCAGGTGCGCGGTGAGACGCCGGTGATGACCGGTGTGCTGCTGATACCGCAGGGTCTCGGCGCGATGCTCACCATGCCCATCGGCGGCAAACTGGTCGACAAGATCGGTCCCGGCAAGGTCGTGCTCAGCGGACTCACGGTGATCGCGGTGAGCTCGGCCTTCTTCACCCAGCTGAAATCGGATACCCCGTATCCGATGATTCTGTCCGCGCTGTTCGTGATGGGTCTCGGCATGGGCTGCACCATGATGCCGACCATGACCGCGGCCATCCAGACGCTGACCCATGAGCAGGTGGCGCGCGGATCGACGCTGATGAACATCATCAACCAGACCGGCAGTTCGATCGGTACCGCGACCATCTCGGTGGTGCTGACGAACAACCTGAAACATCAGGAGTTGGCCGGCCCGGCGATGGTGGCGCTGAAGGATCCGGCGTTCGCGGCGAAACTGCATCTGCCGCCGCAGGCGATCGAGCTCGGATTGAGCCAGGCGGCAACGGCTTTCGCGCACACCTACGTGGTCGCCGTGGTTCTGATCGTGTTGACGCTGATCCCGGCGTTCCTGCTGCCGCGGACCAAGCCGAAGGCGCCCGCGCAGGACGCCGCGGCGGCCATGGTGCACTGA
- a CDS encoding NAD-dependent epimerase/dehydratase family protein, whose protein sequence is MTQRILVTGAAGGIGTLMRPRLARPDRVLRLLDLRPLPPAGPGEAVELVTGSLTDPVTIAAACRDVDAIIHLGGISREDSWDRIVAANIDGTHTVLEAARQAGISRIVLASSNHAAGFAEIGAEKVAGEAFPRPDTYYGVSKAAVEALGSLYHSRFGMDVICVRIGSCFERPADLRGLSMWLSPDDCARLLEACLAAKSPGYQVIWGVSPNTRAVVSLREAEALGYRGVDDAERFAAEIDTDPANAPKYIGGPFCDTPLGKPNPL, encoded by the coding sequence ATGACGCAACGAATCCTCGTCACCGGGGCCGCAGGCGGGATCGGCACGCTGATGCGGCCGCGGCTGGCCCGGCCCGATCGCGTACTGCGCCTACTCGACCTGCGGCCGCTGCCGCCCGCCGGGCCCGGCGAGGCCGTCGAACTCGTCACGGGTTCACTGACCGATCCGGTGACGATCGCGGCCGCCTGCCGGGACGTCGACGCGATCATCCACCTCGGCGGCATCAGTCGCGAGGACAGCTGGGATCGCATCGTCGCCGCCAATATCGACGGCACGCATACGGTGCTGGAGGCGGCCAGGCAGGCCGGGATATCCCGGATCGTGCTCGCATCGAGCAACCACGCCGCCGGATTCGCCGAAATCGGCGCGGAAAAGGTTGCCGGAGAAGCGTTTCCGCGGCCGGACACCTACTACGGGGTGAGCAAGGCCGCCGTCGAGGCGCTGGGCAGCCTCTATCACTCCCGATTCGGCATGGACGTGATCTGCGTGCGGATCGGTTCCTGTTTCGAGCGCCCGGCCGATCTGCGCGGACTGTCCATGTGGCTGTCGCCGGACGACTGCGCCCGGCTGCTCGAGGCCTGCCTCGCCGCGAAAAGTCCCGGCTACCAGGTGATCTGGGGTGTTTCGCCGAATACCCGCGCGGTGGTCTCGCTGCGCGAGGCCGAGGCGCTCGGCTATCGCGGCGTCGACGACGCCGAACGCTTCGCCGCCGAGATCGACACCGATCCGGCGAATGCGCCGAAATATATCGGCGGGCCGTTCTGCGATACCCCGCTGGGTAAACCCAACCCACTCTGA